In Phenylobacterium hankyongense, the sequence GGCTTCAGCGCCCTTGGTCGCGGCGGTGACCGAGGCCACCACGGCTTCGAGGTTCTTCTTGGAATGGGTGTTGGCTTCGTTCAGCGTCGCCAGGGTCTTTTCCACGCCGTCCTTGAAGGCGACGTTGGAGGCGGCGGTGAACTGCTCGACGGTGGACTTCACGGCTTCGGCGGCGGCCATCGGTTGGACTCCTGGAAACGGGCGACGGTGGGCGGCATGAACGCCGCAATGCAGAAGGGCCGGAGGAGGCCCTGAAACGCAGTGGATTTCTCTCATGTTGCAGTGCAGCAGTCAATCGGATTTTGTGCACTGCACAATGATCAGGTAGCCTTCCCGATCACGCTTGCGTGAGATAGCCCCCACAACCGCGACAATTGGGCCTGTTCAACAGCTGTTTACTCTCGCGCAACCGTAGCGGTGTCATGCTACGTGGGATTCACGGCGGCGGGCCGCCGCCACAACCTTTTGATTCGACGGACGAAGCATGTTGAAGCACGCCCGCCGCCTGTTTGTTTCCCTAGGCCTGGCCGCCGCGACCCTGGTCGCGACGATCGCGCCGCCGGCCCAGGCGCAGATCCCCTATTTCCAGAACCTGCTGGCCGCGTCGCAGACCAAGTACGCCGCCATCGTGGTGGACGCGAAGTCCGGCGAGGTGCTGTACGCCAAGCACGCCGACAGCCCGCGCTACCCGGCGTCGATCACCAAGATCATGACGCTGTACCTGACGTTCGAGGCCCTGGCCTCGGGCAAGCTGCGCCCCGACGACCGGGTGGTGTTCTCCCCCCACGCCGCCGCCCAGGCCCCCACCAAGCTCGGCATCCGCGCCGGCGAGTCCGTCACCGTGTCGGAAGCCATGCAGGCGATGGCGGTGAAGTCCGCCAACGACGCGGCCGTGGCCATGGCCGAGAAGCTCGGCGGCTCCGAGAGCCGCTTCGCCGCGCTGATGACCCTGCGCGCCCAGGAACTGGGCATGCAGAACACCCATTTCGTGAACGCCAACGGCCTGCCGGACAGCCGGCAGCTGACCTCGGCCCGGGACATCGCCATCCTCTCGCGGGCGGTGATGCGCGACTATCCGCAGTACTACCGGCTGTTCAGCCAGCAGTCGTTCACCTTCCGCGGCCAGACCATCTCCAACCACAACCACCTCCTGGGCCGCATGCCCGGCGTGGACGGGCTGAAGACCGGCTTCACCAACGCCTCGGGCTTCAACCTGGCGGTCTCCGCCGTGCGCGACAACCGCCGCCTGATCGCGGTGGTCATGGGCGGCCCGACCACCGCTCAGCGCGACCAGAACGCCGAGGACCTGCTGCTCACCGGCTTCGACGTCATGAAGCGCCGCTCGCTCGGCGAGAAGATCACCGTGGCGCAGAACCTGTTCGAGCCTGAACCCACCGGGCCCGTGGTCCGCGGCGGCAGCGACCAGGGCGACGGCGACCAGGACCAGCTGAAGATCGTGCTGGCCTCCGCCACGCCGCCGGCCCGCGCCTCCAACATCCAGATCGTCGAGCCCAAGCGCGCCGCCCGGATCGAAAAGGCCGAGCCCAAGGGCCGCAAGGCCGCCGCCAAGGCCGATGCGTGGTCCGTCCAGGTGGGCGAGTTCCGCCGCAGGTCCGACGCCAAGGAGCAGATCGCCCTGGTGGAGAAGAAGTTCGGCAAGCACCTGGGCGACGCCAACGGCGACGCCAACCGCGCCGGCCGCCGCTATCAGGCCCGTTTCGACGGCATGTCGGAAGCCGAGGCGAAGAGCACCTGCCGGGCGATGAAGGCCAAGCGCCTCGCCTGCGAGGTCATCCGGAGCTGATCCGCCCCTACATCGCGATGTTGGAAAGCCCCGGGCTCGCGCCCGGGGTTTTCTGTTTCAGGGGATTTTCTGTTTCAGGACTTGAGCAGCCGGTCGCGGGCGGCGTTGAGTTGGGCGGCCAGTCCTGAGGTGCCGCCCTTGTCGGGATGGGCGAGCCGCATCAGCCGCGAATAGGCCGCCTGGATCTCCTCCGGCGTAGCGTCGGGGCCGACGCCGAGGATCGAGCGCGCCTCGTCGAGGCTCATGCGGCCCCCCGGCGTCGGCTGGGCGGCGAGGCCCGTGCGCCGCGCCGACACCGCCAGCCACAGGCCAAGGACCACCAGCACGATCGCCGGCTCCCACGCCCCGCGCAAGCCGGCGTAGGCGGCTCCCGCAAGGGCGACGATGGCGAAGGCGGCCGACAGGAATCGCCATTCCCGGCGTTTCAGGATCGGCTTGCCGCCGCTCGCCCACAGGATCAGCCAGAGCGCCGCGCAGCCGAGGGCGAGGTAGAGCATGCGGCTATTCCGCCGCCATCCTCTGGCTCTCGTCCAGGCCGGAGAACCCCATGGCGCCCATCAGCGCCCGCAGCTCCTGGCGGGCCGCCACATGCTGCAGGGACATGGCCACCGGACGGATGGTCGGCGACAGGTCGGCGATGGTCAGGCCGAACGGGAACAGCTCCCGATAGATCACCCGGTCGCGGAGGCCCGGCCCGACCCGGAAGCCGACCTTGCGGGACAGCGCGTTGACCCGCTCGTCCAGGCGCTTGCGGTTGCGCGCCTCGGTCGGCGCCAGGCGGTTGCGCAGCACGATCCAGTCGATCTGCTTGCGTTCGTTGGTGGCGCGCGCCTTGCGGCTGTTCCAGACGGTTTCGGAATAGAGGCTGTGGCGGGTCAGCTCCAGGGTGACCGGATCGACCACGCCCAGCATGTCGAAGTCCACGAAGCTGTCGTTCATCGGGGTGACGATCAGGTCGGCCTGG encodes:
- a CDS encoding division plane positioning ATPase MipZ; this translates as MSQASVIVVGNEKGGAGKSTIAIHTATALMHGGAKVAVLDLDLRQQTTGHFFANRRAWLAANGVAAPMPIEHPLSADGAALAQTSEADAVARFGDAIAELLDQADFLLIDTPGSDTAISRAAHGQADLIVTPMNDSFVDFDMLGVVDPVTLELTRHSLYSETVWNSRKARATNERKQIDWIVLRNRLAPTEARNRKRLDERVNALSRKVGFRVGPGLRDRVIYRELFPFGLTIADLSPTIRPVAMSLQHVAARQELRALMGAMGFSGLDESQRMAAE
- a CDS encoding D-alanyl-D-alanine carboxypeptidase family protein produces the protein MLKHARRLFVSLGLAAATLVATIAPPAQAQIPYFQNLLAASQTKYAAIVVDAKSGEVLYAKHADSPRYPASITKIMTLYLTFEALASGKLRPDDRVVFSPHAAAQAPTKLGIRAGESVTVSEAMQAMAVKSANDAAVAMAEKLGGSESRFAALMTLRAQELGMQNTHFVNANGLPDSRQLTSARDIAILSRAVMRDYPQYYRLFSQQSFTFRGQTISNHNHLLGRMPGVDGLKTGFTNASGFNLAVSAVRDNRRLIAVVMGGPTTAQRDQNAEDLLLTGFDVMKRRSLGEKITVAQNLFEPEPTGPVVRGGSDQGDGDQDQLKIVLASATPPARASNIQIVEPKRAARIEKAEPKGRKAAAKADAWSVQVGEFRRRSDAKEQIALVEKKFGKHLGDANGDANRAGRRYQARFDGMSEAEAKSTCRAMKAKRLACEVIRS
- a CDS encoding J domain-containing protein — protein: MLYLALGCAALWLILWASGGKPILKRREWRFLSAAFAIVALAGAAYAGLRGAWEPAIVLVVLGLWLAVSARRTGLAAQPTPGGRMSLDEARSILGVGPDATPEEIQAAYSRLMRLAHPDKGGTSGLAAQLNAARDRLLKS